The following are encoded together in the Vespa velutina chromosome 3, iVesVel2.1, whole genome shotgun sequence genome:
- the LOC124947984 gene encoding Golgi SNAP receptor complex member 2 yields METLYHQTNKLVQETQHLFSQLEKNPSNLDLKEIENAIESKISLINSNCERLDVLCLKGSISPISPFKRQNAKMRVDQLKYDSRHLNAALNTWRNQLIRKQREEAEREALLSQTFTTNDHIDIMIDQNMQHNYSLRNAVNGVDDLISHGTGILDNLRSQRITLKGAHKRLVDIGNTLGLSNTTMRLIEQRARQDGFILFCGMLLTCLVIILVIIYFT; encoded by the exons ATGGAGACGTTATATcatcaaacgaataaattagtTCAAGAAACGCAACATCTTTTCTCGCAATTGGAAAAAAATCCTTCTAACCTGGAtttaaaggaaatagaaaatgcCATAGAATCCAAAATCAGTCTCATCAACAG TAACTGTGAACGACTTGATGTACTTTGTTTAAAAGGATCTATTTCACCTATTTCACCTTTCAAAAGACAAAATGCAAAAATGAGAGTTGATCAACTTAAATACGACAGTCGTCATTTGAATGCTGCTTTGAATACTTGgagaaatcaattaattagaaaGCAACGAGAAGAAGCAGAGCGGGAGGCATTATTGTCGCAAACATTTACTACAAATGATCATATCGATATTATGATAGATCAAAATATGCAACATAATTATAGTTTGCGAAATGCAGTAAACGGTGTAGATGATCTTATTTCTCATGGAACAGGAATCTTAGATAATTTAAGATCACAAAGAATTACTTTAAAGGGAGCTCACAAACGTTTGGTAGATATTGGTAACACCTTAGGTCTTTCAAATACAACTATGAGGCTTATAGAACAAAGAGCTCGTCAAGatggatttattttattctgtgGTATGCTTTTAACATGCTTAGTGATAATTCTAGTCATTATTTACTTtacgtaa
- the LOC124947980 gene encoding myotubularin-related protein 9 isoform X1 produces the protein MECGHLILIPKVDNVVLIDKSDGNNKSLEGTLCISSHNLILSSRQGDEQELWLIYRNIDVIEKKLNTQSPGGSIILKCKDFRVLQLDINSTDDLISVMLSIERLASLEQTLQYPFFYRPKATNVIQIEDGWTAFAPVSEWSRLLAAYADEWRISYLNIDYKVCNSYPSAVIVPRHIEDKVIISSASFRDGGRFPVLCYRHEGGSVLLRSSQPMCGATGKRCKEDERLLNAVLGPGRRGYIVDTRSITQAQSSRAKGGGTEMDAAYPQWRKVHKAVPRPHDLADSFFKLIEACNDVTSSTSQWLSRLESSGWLTAIQSALNAACVTAQCLHQEVAAVLVHGSTGRDSTLVVTSLAQAILNPDCRTVRGLQALIEREWLQAGHQFFTRTRHGPYHPSHSQSPTHAPTFLLFLDCLYQLYYQFQFSFEYKVDLLIELYKHSYCSEYGTFLGDSEAERVQLQLSEHTYSLWSYMNQPEVLEKWLNPLYDPNPGVIWPSVAPISIQLWKELYLAHTSASSWNGALSCAKQIKQNHLAVKKVAVQLHAQIKRALEEIQEDPDMSFDFDIQEEHTLVAQLSLESQST, from the exons atggaatgtggacatttaattttgattcCGAAGGTGGACAATGTTGTATTAATTGACAAAAGtgatggtaataataaaagtttggAAGGAACATTATGTATTAGTAGCCATAATCTTATCTTATCATCAAGACAAGGTGATGAACAGGAATTATGG CTTATATATAGGAATATCgatgtaatagaaaaaaaattaaatactcaAAGTCCTGGAGGTAGTatcatattaaaatgtaaagatTTTCGTGTACTTCAATTGGATATTAATTCTACCGACGATTTAATCAGCGTTATGTTGTCTATAGAAAGATTAGCATCATTAG AACAAACACTTCAATATCCCTTTTTCTATAGACCAAAAGCAACAAATGTAATACAAATAGAAGATGGATGGACAGCATTTGCTCCTGTTTCAGAATGGTCTAGATTATTGGCTGCATATGCAGATGAATGGAGAATCAGTTATTTGAATATAGATTACAAAGTTTGTAATTCTTACCCATCAGCTGTTATAGTACCTAGACACATAGAAGATAAAGTTATAATATCTTCTGCTAGTTTTCGAGATGGCGGTAGATTTCCTGTTTTATGTTATAGACATGAAGGCGGG agTGTTTTATTACGTAGTAGTCAGCCAATGTGCGGTGCTACTGGTAAAAGATgtaaagaagatgaaagattattaaatgCAGTTTTAGGTCCTGGAAGACGAGG GTATATAGTAGATACAAGATCTATTACCCAAGCTCAAAGTTCAAGAGCTAAGGGTGGTGGTACAGAAATGGATGCTGCTTATCCTCAATGGAGAAAAGTGCATAAAGCGGTGCCACGGCCTCATGATTTAGCAGACagctttttcaaattaatagaGGCTTGTAATGATGTAACTAGTTCTACATCACAATGGTTGTCTAGACTTGAAAGCAGTGGATGGTTAACTGCCATTCAAAGTGCTTTAAATGCTGCTTGCGTAACTGCTCAGTGTCTTCATCAGGAAGTTGCAGCTGTATTAGTTCATG GAAGTACAGGTAGAGATTCAACATTAGTTGTAACAAGTTTGGCACAAGCAATATTAAATCCTGATTGTCGTACCGTACGTGGTTTACAAGCTCTTATAGAACGAGAATGGTTACAAGCTGGTCATCAATTTTTTACTCGTACACGACATGGACCATATCATCCTTCTCATTCTCAAAGTCCAACACATGCTCCAacattcttactttttctcgaTTGTCTTTACCagctttattatcaatttcaatttagTTTCGAATATAAGGTGGATTTATTGATAGAATTGTATAAACATAGCTACTGTTCAGAATACGGAACATTTTTAG gTGATTCAGAAGCAGAAAGAGTTCAACTTCAATTGTCTGAACATACTTATAGCTTATGGTCCTACATGAATCAACCAGAAGTATTAGAAAAATGGTTAAATCCTTTGTATGATCCAAATCCTGGAGTTATTTGGCCTAGTGTTGCACCTATCAGTATTCAATTATGGAAAGAACTTTACCTTGCACACACCAGTGCTTCGTCCTGGAATGGTGCTCTTTCTTGtgcaaaacaaataaaacagaatCATTTAGCTGTGAAAAAAGTAGCTGTCCAGTTACATGCACAAATTAAACGTGCATTAGAGGAAATTCAAGAAGATCCTGATATGTCTTTCGATTTTGATATTCAGGAAGAACACACTCTTGTAGCACAATTAAGTTTAGAATCGCAAAGCacttga
- the LOC124947980 gene encoding myotubularin-related protein 9 isoform X2, which produces MEQTLQYPFFYRPKATNVIQIEDGWTAFAPVSEWSRLLAAYADEWRISYLNIDYKVCNSYPSAVIVPRHIEDKVIISSASFRDGGRFPVLCYRHEGGSVLLRSSQPMCGATGKRCKEDERLLNAVLGPGRRGYIVDTRSITQAQSSRAKGGGTEMDAAYPQWRKVHKAVPRPHDLADSFFKLIEACNDVTSSTSQWLSRLESSGWLTAIQSALNAACVTAQCLHQEVAAVLVHGSTGRDSTLVVTSLAQAILNPDCRTVRGLQALIEREWLQAGHQFFTRTRHGPYHPSHSQSPTHAPTFLLFLDCLYQLYYQFQFSFEYKVDLLIELYKHSYCSEYGTFLGDSEAERVQLQLSEHTYSLWSYMNQPEVLEKWLNPLYDPNPGVIWPSVAPISIQLWKELYLAHTSASSWNGALSCAKQIKQNHLAVKKVAVQLHAQIKRALEEIQEDPDMSFDFDIQEEHTLVAQLSLESQST; this is translated from the exons ATGG AACAAACACTTCAATATCCCTTTTTCTATAGACCAAAAGCAACAAATGTAATACAAATAGAAGATGGATGGACAGCATTTGCTCCTGTTTCAGAATGGTCTAGATTATTGGCTGCATATGCAGATGAATGGAGAATCAGTTATTTGAATATAGATTACAAAGTTTGTAATTCTTACCCATCAGCTGTTATAGTACCTAGACACATAGAAGATAAAGTTATAATATCTTCTGCTAGTTTTCGAGATGGCGGTAGATTTCCTGTTTTATGTTATAGACATGAAGGCGGG agTGTTTTATTACGTAGTAGTCAGCCAATGTGCGGTGCTACTGGTAAAAGATgtaaagaagatgaaagattattaaatgCAGTTTTAGGTCCTGGAAGACGAGG GTATATAGTAGATACAAGATCTATTACCCAAGCTCAAAGTTCAAGAGCTAAGGGTGGTGGTACAGAAATGGATGCTGCTTATCCTCAATGGAGAAAAGTGCATAAAGCGGTGCCACGGCCTCATGATTTAGCAGACagctttttcaaattaatagaGGCTTGTAATGATGTAACTAGTTCTACATCACAATGGTTGTCTAGACTTGAAAGCAGTGGATGGTTAACTGCCATTCAAAGTGCTTTAAATGCTGCTTGCGTAACTGCTCAGTGTCTTCATCAGGAAGTTGCAGCTGTATTAGTTCATG GAAGTACAGGTAGAGATTCAACATTAGTTGTAACAAGTTTGGCACAAGCAATATTAAATCCTGATTGTCGTACCGTACGTGGTTTACAAGCTCTTATAGAACGAGAATGGTTACAAGCTGGTCATCAATTTTTTACTCGTACACGACATGGACCATATCATCCTTCTCATTCTCAAAGTCCAACACATGCTCCAacattcttactttttctcgaTTGTCTTTACCagctttattatcaatttcaatttagTTTCGAATATAAGGTGGATTTATTGATAGAATTGTATAAACATAGCTACTGTTCAGAATACGGAACATTTTTAG gTGATTCAGAAGCAGAAAGAGTTCAACTTCAATTGTCTGAACATACTTATAGCTTATGGTCCTACATGAATCAACCAGAAGTATTAGAAAAATGGTTAAATCCTTTGTATGATCCAAATCCTGGAGTTATTTGGCCTAGTGTTGCACCTATCAGTATTCAATTATGGAAAGAACTTTACCTTGCACACACCAGTGCTTCGTCCTGGAATGGTGCTCTTTCTTGtgcaaaacaaataaaacagaatCATTTAGCTGTGAAAAAAGTAGCTGTCCAGTTACATGCACAAATTAAACGTGCATTAGAGGAAATTCAAGAAGATCCTGATATGTCTTTCGATTTTGATATTCAGGAAGAACACACTCTTGTAGCACAATTAAGTTTAGAATCGCAAAGCacttga
- the LOC124947981 gene encoding beta-catenin-like protein 1 codes for MDIGELLSYKPPNTPKRPTIGEEEDDEEWESSKKPKRVIKTPYHARQRQLRETDGQTPIRNNEPPTPIRAALPSPANDVVEPQLTEKEKQDILKYVETEAPEVEALDEATLKRMVLLFEKRALRNQEMRVKFPDQPEKFIESEVELHETLQELHVVATNPDLYPLMVELGAVPSLLELLSHENTDIAVGIVDLLQELTDVDILHESQEGADTLIDALLEQQVSALLVQNLERLDENVKEESDGVHNTLAIFENLLEFRPELCTDAGKQGLMQWLLRRIKAKMPFDANKLYASELLSILVQNTPENRLLLGDLDGIDVLLQQLAYYKRHDPQTAEEQEMMENLFNVLCSSLMATVNRDRFLRGEGLQLMNLMLREKKMSRNGSLKVLDHAMNGPDGKDNCSKFVDILGLRTIFPLFMKTPTKNRKRMLTAEEHEEHVVSIIASMLRNCKGQQRQRLLSKFTENDYEKVDRLMELHFKYLEKVEEVEKTAKDDEDEEESYLRRLDGGLFILQLVDYVLLEACTGCPPQVKQRVTRILAQRRASLKTIRHIMREYAGNLGDAGDTEWREAEQQHILQLIDKF; via the exons ATGGATATTGGtgaattattatcttataag cCACCTAACACACCGAAGCGTCCAACAATTGGGgaggaagaagacgacgaagaatgGGAAAGTTCTAAGAAACCAAAGAGAGTTATTAAAACACCATATCATGCACGTCAAAGACAATTAAGGGAGACAGATGGACAGACTCCAATTAGAAATAACGAACCTCCGACTCCGATAAGGGCTGCATTGCCTTCACCTGCCAATGATGTAGTTGAGCCACAattaacagaaaaagaaaaacaagacattttaaaatatgtagAGACTGAAGCACCTGAAGTAGAGGCATTGGACGAAGCTACGTTAAAAAGGATGGTTTTACTATTCGAAAAAAGAGCTCTTAGAAATCAAGAAATGAGAGTTAAATTTCCAGATCAGCCAGAAAA ATTTATAGAATCTGAAGTAGAACTTCATGAAACACTTCAAGAATTACATGTTGTTGCAACTAATCCAGATCTTTATCCATTAATGGTAGAACTTGGTGCAGTACCTTCATTACTTGAATTATTATCTCATGAAAATACAGATATAGCAGTTGGTATAGTAGACCTTTTGCAAGAACTTACAGACGTTGATATTTTACATGAGAGTCAAGAAGGAGCAGATACTCTTATAGATGCTTTATTGGAACAGCAAGTTAGTGCTCTACTTGTACAAAATTTGGAAAGGTTagatgaaaatgtaaaagaagaaagtgatGGAGTACATAATACACTtg ccatatttgaaaatttattggaaTTTAGACCAGAATTATGTACTGATGCAGGGAAACAAGGCTTAATGCAATGGTTGTTACGTAGAATTAAAGCAAAGATGCCATTTGACGCGAATAAACTTTACGCCAGTGAACTTTTATCAATTCTTGTACAAAACACACCTGAGAATAGGCTACTTCTAGGTGATCTCGATGGTATTGATGTACTGTTACAACAATTAGCT TACTACAAAAGACACGATCCCCAAACTGCCGAAGAACAAGAAATGATGGAAAAtctatttaatgttttatgCTCGAGTTTAATGGCTACtgtaaatagagatagatttTTACGTGGTGAAGGATTACagttaatgaatttaatgttgcgagaaaaaaaaatgtcacgtAACGGTTCTCTCAAG GTCTTAGATCATGCTATGAATGGACCTGACGGTAAAGATAATTGTAGCAAATTTGTTGACATACTTGGACTTAGAAcaatctttcctctttttatgaAAACTCCAACTAAAAATAGGAAACGAATGCTTACAGCGGAAGAACATGaag AACATGTGGTATCAATAATAGCAAGTATGTTGAGAAATTGTAAAGGACAACAACGTCAGAGATTACTTAGTAAATTTACAGAAAATGATTATGAAAAAGTGGACAGATTAATGgaattacattttaaatatttagaaaaagtcGAGGAAGTTGAGAAAACTGCAaaa gatgacgaagatgaagaagagtcTTATCTTAGACGTTTAGATGgaggattatttatattgcaaTTGGTAGATTACGTTCTTTTAGAAGCTTGTACAGGTTGTCCTCCTCAAGTCAAACAAAGAGTTACAAGAATTTTAGCTCAAAGACGAGCATCTCTTAAAACAATCAGACATATTATGAGAg AATATGCTGGGAATCTTGGAGATGCTGGAGATACGGAATGGAGGGAAGCAGAGCAACAACACATATTgcaattaatcgataaattttga